In Streptomyces sclerotialus, the DNA window GGCCTCGCCGGTGCCCGAAAGCTGGAGATGGTGCGCCGCGAGACGTTCTTCCCGCTGCTGCCGGTCGTCGTCGCCGAACCGGCCGCCGACGAGGCACTGCTCGACCGGTTCCTCGACTTCCTGAACGCCAACGCCTACGGCCTGCGCAACTCCCTGTGGACCCGCAGCACCTCCGTCGTGGACGCCTTCGTACGGCGGGTGGGGAACGGCGGACTGCTCAAGGTCAACGACTCGCACATCGGCTTCCTGCCCTGCCTGCCCAGCCACGGCGGTACCGGTCTGACCGGCGGCGTGCACGGCGAGGCCAACTACCCCATGCTGACCACCTCGCACCTGCAGGGCGTCGGCATCAGTTCCGGCGTCAGCCCGCGCCGGGCGGTCTTCGGCGAAAGGTGACCTCCATGCGCTCCCTGGAATCCGCCCGCACCACCTGCGAGCAGTACCACCCGGGCCTCGGCAAGGCCCTGGAGGAGACCGACCTCATGGACCGGGAACAGGTCGGCAGCCCGGTCGTCCCGCTCTTCCGCGAGCACGGCGGCTCCGCGCTGCTGGTGCCCGCCGCCTTCGGCGGCCGCGGCGCCGACCCCGTGGACGCCGTACGCGTCCAGCGGGCCCTCGGCTCGTACTCGCCCTCCCTCGCCGCCGCCGCGACCATGCACCACTTCACGGCCGCGATGCTGTACTCCCTGGCCGGCCGCCCGGACGGGCTCACCGCCGCCCAGCGTGACCTGCTGGCCGGCATCGTGCCCGGCCGGAAGCTGATGGCGTCCGGCTGGGCCGAGGGCCGCACGCAGCAGAACATCCTGGCCCCCGCGGTCTCCGCCCGCCCCGTCGACGGCGGCTACCTCCTCAACGGCGCCAAGAAGCCGTGCAGCCTGTCCCGCTCGATGGACCTGCTCACCGCGAGCGTCACCGTGCCCGGCGCCGACGGACGGCCCGAACTGGCCGTCGCACTGGTCGCCGCCGGCTCGCCCGGCATCACCGTGCACCCCTTCTGGGGCAGCGGCGCGCTCGCCGCCGCCGAGAGCGACGAGGTCCGGCTCGCGGACGTGTTCGTGCCCGAGGAACTGGTGCTGCGCACCACGGCCGACGGCGAGGGCCGCGACCGGCTCTCCGAGATGCAGAGCGCCGGGTTCGTCTGGTTCGAACTGCTCATCTCCGCCGGGTACTCCGGCGCCGCCGCCGCACTCGTCCAGCGCGTACTGGAACACGCCCGTGGCAGCGTCACCGACCGGGCCGCGCTCGCGGTCCGCGCCGAATCGGCGTACCTGCTCCTGGAAGGCACGGCCCGCGGGGTCCGCGACGGCGACCTGGCGGGCGAGGAAGCGGTCGCCGCCGTGCTCGTCGCCCGGTTCGCGGTCCAGGAGGCCCTGTCCGGCGCCGCCGACCTGGCCCTCGAACTCCTCGGCGGCATGGACTTCATCCGCTCCCCGGAAGGCGCGCTGCTCGCCGCCGCCGTCCGCCCGCTGGCCTTCCACCCGCCGTCCCGCACCAGCACCGCCGAACCGCTGCTCGGTTACTTCGGCGGCGCCCCGCTCGTACTGGCCTGATGGGACGATGCCGGACATGCCGGAGACGATGGAGAGCGCGATGCTCGCGCTCTGGGACCAACTGACCGGGGCACAGATGCTGCAGGCCCTGGCCGACGGAAGGGTGCCGCACGGCGCCCACCACGGCCTGCTGGGGCTGCGGGTGACCGGAGCGCGGCAGGGCGCGGTCGAGGAGACCTGGCGGCCCCCGCGGGAGCTCGCCAACTTCGCCGGGAGCGGGGTGCACGCCGGGTACCTCGCCATGGTGCTGGACGACGCCTGCTGCGCCGCCGCGATGAGCCACGGGGACCACGCGTACCCGATGGTCACGCTCAGCCTGGACATCGACTTCCTGCGGGCGGTGCGGCCCGGCGACACCTGCACGGTGCACGCCGAACTCGTCCACCCGGGCCGGCGCCGCATGGTCGCCAACGCCCGCGTGCTGGACGCGGAGGGCCGTACGGCCGCTCAGGCCCGCGCGAGCGTCGTCCCGGACACGGACTTCACCGACCGGATGCGGGAAGCGGGGGAAGGGGGCGCGGGATGACGCGGCCGGGCCGCTGGTTCCACACGGCGGAACCCCGCGCGGACGCGGCACGGCAGCTGTTCTTCTTCCCGCACGCCGGGGGCAGTGCCGCGTTCTACCGCCACTGGGCGGCGCTGCTCCCCGGCGTCGAGGTGCGGGTCGTCCAGCTGCCGGGCCGCGGCGAACGCCACGCCGAGACGCCCTACCGGCGGACGGAACCGCTGGTCGAGGCGTTGCACGAAGCGATCGAAGCAGAGCTGGACGACCGCCCGTACGCGTTCTTCGGGCACAGTCTGGGGGCGCTGCTCGGCTACCGGCTGGCCGTGGCGCTCGCGGCGGCCGGCGGCACGGGACCCGCGCTGCTCGGCGCGTCCGGCTGGGCGCCCGAGCGGTTCCGGCCGGTCGACGCGCTGCTGCCGCTGCCGGACGGGGAGTTCGCCGCGGCGATCCGGCGCTTCGGCGTGCTGCCGGCGGAGACCGGCACCGACCCGGAACTGCTCGCGCTGATCCTGCCCGCGGTCCGCGCCGACCTCGCCCTGGTCGCCGACTACCGCGACGACGGCGCCCGGGTCGGCTGCCCGGTCGTCGCGTACGGCGGCAGCACCGACCCGACGCTGGAGCCCGGCGGGCTCGCCGAGTGGAACTCCCGTACCCCCTCGTTCCTCGGGGCCAGCGAATTCCCGGGAGGCCATTTCTACCTCACGGAGCACGCCCTCGCCGTCGCGACGGATTTCTCCCGGCACATCCAGCGGGTTTCACCGGAGAGGGAAACCGATACCGACCGGAAAGCCGGACGATAGCCGGACGGTATAGCGTCCTGACATGGTCGAGTTCCGCATTCTCGGTGGCTTGGAAATGCTCTCCCCGGAAGGCCGTGTCACGGTGGCCGGCGGTTTTCAGCGGATGCTGCTGCAGGCCCTGCTGGTGAGCGAGGGAAAGGCGGTGTCCAGTGCGACGCTGATGGCCGAACTGTGGGCGGAGTCGGCTCCGGCGGGTGCGGCCAACGCCCTCCAGGCGCACGCCAGCCGGCTCCGCAAGAAACTCAGGACGATCGAGCCGGGGCGCACCACACCACGCCTGGTCTGCCTGCCGTACGGCTATCAGCTCCTCATGGACGGCGCCCGGCTGGACGCCACGACCTTCATGGAGAGCGCGGCGCGGGCCGAACGGCTGCGCGCCGAGGCACCCGAGGAGACGGTCACGCTGCTGCGCGGCGCGCTGCGCCTCTGGCGCGGCGCCGTCTGCGGCGGCAGCCCCGGCGGGCCGCTCGGGAAGGCCGCCGCCGCGCGCTACGAGGAGCACCGGCTGCGGGCCCTGGAGACGCTGTTCGACAGCGAGCTGCTGCTGGGCCGGCACGCCGCGGTCCTCGCGGAGCTGCGCGAGGCCCACCTGGCCGACCCCCTGCGCGAACGCTTCTGCGAGCAGCTCATGGTCGCGCTCTACCGCTCGGGCCGGCAGGCGGAGGCGCTGGACACCTGCCGGCAGACCTGGCAGTGCCTGGTCGAGCAGCTCGGCGTGGACCCGTCCCCGTCGCTGCGCCGGGTGGAGCACGCCATCCTGGTCCAGGACCCGGGGCTGGACCGCGGCCCGGTCTCGGCGGTGCGCGCGGCCCGGGTGCCCTCGCGCGGCTGACCTCTTCGGTGCCGTACGCGCACGACGGCCGCCCGCCGTCCTCCGGAGGGCGGCCGCGGGCTTCTCAGGCGGCCCGGCGGTGCCGCCCCGCCCGCTCGTGGTCCGCCCGCATCGGGGCGCTGACCTCGTGCAGGAAGACGGCGACCTCCCGGTAGGAGGCGGCGAACCCCAGCTCCCGGTACGGCAGGCCGTGCGCCGCGCAGTACGTGCGCACGATCTTGCGGCACCGGCCGAGGTTCTGGCGCGGCATCGCCGGGAAGAGGTGGTGCTCTATCTGGTAGTTCAGACCCCCGTAGAGGAAGTCCGTCAGCGGGGAGGGGCGGACGTTGCGGGACGTCAGCACCTGCCGCTCCAGCCAGTCCAGGGACTCCTCCTCGCCCTCACGGACCGCCATGCCCTTGTGGTTCGGCGCGAAGACCAGCCCCAGGTACACCCCGGTCAGCGCCTGGTGGACCAGGAGGAACGCCAGGGCCTTCAGCGGCGGCAGCACCAGCAGCAGGGCGCCCAGGAAGACGACCGCCCGGGCCGCCAGCAGGAAGCCCTCCAGCAGGGGGCGGCGCATCACCCCGCGGGCGACCGCCAGCACCGAGGTCTTCTGGATCTTGTACGCCTCCAGGACGAGCAGCACGAAGAAGAGCACCGCCTGGTGGCGCACGACGAACCGCTGCCGCGCGGTCCGCTTCGCGTACTGCTTGACGTGGAACACGGCCGTGCGCCGGGCGATGTCGGGATCGCGGTCGATGTGGTTCGGGTGACTGTGGTGACGGTTGTGGTGGCCCACCCACCACCCGTAGCTGATCCCGTTGACGAGGTTCAGATGGACCAGCCCCACCGCGGCCGCCGCCCGCTTGTCGCGGAACATCGCCTTGTGCCCCGCGTCATGGCCCATGAAAGCGCACTGCACGGAGAACAGCGCCAGATACGCGGCGACGGCCAGCTGGTACCAGGAGTCGCCGACGAGGACGAACGCCGCCAGTCCGGCGCCGAACAGCACCGCGTTCAGCGCCAGCCGGCAGACGTAGTGCCGGGGCCGCAGCGCGAGCAGCCCCGCGCCCCTGACCCGGTGGAACAGCTCGTTGAACGGCGCACCGGGCAGCGCGCCGGAACGGTACGGGGATACGTAGGTCATGCCGGATGGCCTCCTGGGATGTCGGTGGCGGCGCACGGCTACAGCGCGTTGGCCGCCCGGAAGACGT includes these proteins:
- a CDS encoding acyl-CoA dehydrogenase family protein, translated to MRSLESARTTCEQYHPGLGKALEETDLMDREQVGSPVVPLFREHGGSALLVPAAFGGRGADPVDAVRVQRALGSYSPSLAAAATMHHFTAAMLYSLAGRPDGLTAAQRDLLAGIVPGRKLMASGWAEGRTQQNILAPAVSARPVDGGYLLNGAKKPCSLSRSMDLLTASVTVPGADGRPELAVALVAAGSPGITVHPFWGSGALAAAESDEVRLADVFVPEELVLRTTADGEGRDRLSEMQSAGFVWFELLISAGYSGAAAALVQRVLEHARGSVTDRAALAVRAESAYLLLEGTARGVRDGDLAGEEAVAAVLVARFAVQEALSGAADLALELLGGMDFIRSPEGALLAAAVRPLAFHPPSRTSTAEPLLGYFGGAPLVLA
- a CDS encoding PaaI family thioesterase, whose amino-acid sequence is MPETMESAMLALWDQLTGAQMLQALADGRVPHGAHHGLLGLRVTGARQGAVEETWRPPRELANFAGSGVHAGYLAMVLDDACCAAAMSHGDHAYPMVTLSLDIDFLRAVRPGDTCTVHAELVHPGRRRMVANARVLDAEGRTAAQARASVVPDTDFTDRMREAGEGGAG
- a CDS encoding thioesterase II family protein, whose protein sequence is MTRPGRWFHTAEPRADAARQLFFFPHAGGSAAFYRHWAALLPGVEVRVVQLPGRGERHAETPYRRTEPLVEALHEAIEAELDDRPYAFFGHSLGALLGYRLAVALAAAGGTGPALLGASGWAPERFRPVDALLPLPDGEFAAAIRRFGVLPAETGTDPELLALILPAVRADLALVADYRDDGARVGCPVVAYGGSTDPTLEPGGLAEWNSRTPSFLGASEFPGGHFYLTEHALAVATDFSRHIQRVSPERETDTDRKAGR
- a CDS encoding AfsR/SARP family transcriptional regulator, yielding MVEFRILGGLEMLSPEGRVTVAGGFQRMLLQALLVSEGKAVSSATLMAELWAESAPAGAANALQAHASRLRKKLRTIEPGRTTPRLVCLPYGYQLLMDGARLDATTFMESAARAERLRAEAPEETVTLLRGALRLWRGAVCGGSPGGPLGKAAAARYEEHRLRALETLFDSELLLGRHAAVLAELREAHLADPLRERFCEQLMVALYRSGRQAEALDTCRQTWQCLVEQLGVDPSPSLRRVEHAILVQDPGLDRGPVSAVRAARVPSRG
- a CDS encoding fatty acid desaturase family protein; its protein translation is MTYVSPYRSGALPGAPFNELFHRVRGAGLLALRPRHYVCRLALNAVLFGAGLAAFVLVGDSWYQLAVAAYLALFSVQCAFMGHDAGHKAMFRDKRAAAAVGLVHLNLVNGISYGWWVGHHNRHHSHPNHIDRDPDIARRTAVFHVKQYAKRTARQRFVVRHQAVLFFVLLVLEAYKIQKTSVLAVARGVMRRPLLEGFLLAARAVVFLGALLLVLPPLKALAFLLVHQALTGVYLGLVFAPNHKGMAVREGEEESLDWLERQVLTSRNVRPSPLTDFLYGGLNYQIEHHLFPAMPRQNLGRCRKIVRTYCAAHGLPYRELGFAASYREVAVFLHEVSAPMRADHERAGRHRRAA